One window from the genome of Leucobacter aridicollis encodes:
- a CDS encoding diaminopimelate dehydrogenase has product MTERIRVGIVGYGNLGRGVETSIGLNPDLDLVGVFSRRDPVTVKTVGASTQVFAIDSLADFADKIDVLILCGGSKSDLPEQTPELASSFTVVDSFDTHAKVPEHFAAVDAAASNAGTVAVISTGWDPGLFSLNRLFGEAVLPQGKTYTFWGRGLSQGHSDALRRIPGVAGAVQYTLPSESAIERVRAGENPELTTREQHDRECFVVLEDGADAESIRETIVTMPDYFEPYDTTVHFITADELARDHAGMPHGGFVIRSGETSQGVNQTVEYRLALDSNPEFTSSVLVAYARAAARLAATGATGAFTPFDIAPGLLSPKSPAQLRAELL; this is encoded by the coding sequence ATGACAGAACGCATTCGCGTCGGCATTGTTGGCTACGGCAACCTTGGCCGCGGCGTAGAGACCTCAATCGGCCTGAACCCCGACCTTGATCTTGTCGGAGTCTTCAGCCGTCGCGATCCCGTCACAGTGAAAACAGTTGGCGCAAGCACCCAGGTGTTCGCGATCGATTCACTCGCGGACTTCGCAGACAAGATCGACGTGCTCATCCTCTGCGGTGGTTCAAAGAGCGATCTCCCTGAGCAGACCCCTGAGCTCGCTTCGTCGTTCACCGTCGTCGACAGCTTCGACACGCACGCGAAGGTGCCCGAGCACTTCGCGGCAGTGGATGCCGCAGCTTCGAACGCCGGCACAGTCGCGGTGATCTCCACGGGCTGGGATCCGGGCTTGTTCTCGCTCAACCGCCTGTTCGGAGAGGCGGTCCTGCCCCAGGGCAAGACGTACACGTTCTGGGGCCGCGGCCTCAGCCAGGGGCACTCTGATGCGCTCCGCCGCATTCCAGGTGTTGCGGGAGCCGTGCAGTACACGCTGCCATCTGAGAGCGCGATCGAGCGGGTGAGGGCGGGGGAGAACCCCGAGCTGACAACGCGCGAGCAGCACGACCGCGAGTGCTTCGTTGTGCTGGAGGACGGCGCAGACGCAGAGTCGATCCGAGAGACGATCGTCACGATGCCCGACTACTTTGAGCCCTACGATACGACGGTGCACTTCATCACCGCCGATGAGCTCGCCCGCGACCACGCCGGCATGCCTCACGGCGGATTCGTGATCCGCTCTGGGGAGACGTCGCAGGGCGTCAACCAGACGGTCGAGTACCGCCTCGCGCTCGACTCAAACCCCGAGTTCACGTCGAGCGTGCTCGTTGCATATGCCCGTGCGGCCGCTCGACTCGCCGCGACCGGGGCGACCGGCGCGTTCACACCATTTGATATCGCGCCTGGCCTCCTCTCACCGAAGTCGCCTGCGCAGCTCCGCGCCGAGCTGCTGTAG